The following are encoded in a window of Mannheimia varigena genomic DNA:
- the mraZ gene encoding division/cell wall cluster transcriptional repressor MraZ, whose amino-acid sequence MFRGASSISIDSKGRIAIPTRYRAELIEKHHGILVCTVDIRQPCLLLYPLHEWEVVEQKLLALSNFDPVQRRIQRVMQGFATECEMDSAGRILISPTLRQHAQLEQQIMLVGQLNKFEIWQDKQWQAQIAEDLAFGASAEMLDCDALKNLSL is encoded by the coding sequence ATGTTTCGTGGTGCAAGTTCAATCAGCATTGATAGCAAAGGGCGGATCGCAATTCCGACCCGTTACCGTGCTGAGCTTATTGAAAAGCATCACGGAATTTTGGTTTGTACTGTTGATATCCGCCAACCTTGTTTGCTGCTTTATCCTTTACACGAATGGGAAGTTGTTGAGCAAAAATTACTGGCGTTATCTAATTTCGATCCTGTACAACGCCGTATTCAGCGTGTAATGCAAGGCTTTGCGACGGAATGTGAAATGGATTCAGCAGGTCGTATTTTAATCAGTCCAACACTTCGTCAACACGCTCAATTAGAGCAACAAATTATGTTAGTTGGTCAACTAAACAAATTTGAAATCTGGCAAGATAAGCAATGGCAAGCCCAAATTGCAGAAGATCTTGCGTTTGGTGCTTCAGCAGAAATGTTGGATTGCGATGCCTTAAAAAACCTCTCGCTATAA
- a CDS encoding zinc ribbon domain-containing protein YjdM, whose protein sequence is MTYPVCPECKGENTYHDSIQFVCPDCAYEWNGEETTQDEDVLIVKDSNGNLLSDGDDVLLIKDLKLKGSSEVLKKGTKFKGIRLAKGDHNVDCGKIMLKSEFLKKA, encoded by the coding sequence ATGACATACCCTGTATGCCCTGAATGCAAAGGCGAAAATACTTATCACGATTCTATTCAATTTGTTTGCCCTGATTGTGCCTACGAATGGAATGGTGAAGAGACCACTCAAGACGAAGATGTCTTAATTGTAAAAGACAGTAATGGTAATTTATTATCGGATGGTGATGATGTACTATTAATCAAAGATTTGAAATTAAAAGGATCATCAGAAGTCTTGAAAAAAGGCACTAAATTCAAAGGGATTCGTTTAGCAAAAGGTGATCACAATGTAGATTGTGGCAAAATTATGCTGAAATCTGAATTTTTGAAGAAAGCTTAA
- the znuA gene encoding zinc ABC transporter substrate-binding protein ZnuA: MFKRTLIGLAVLGASVAQAEVLTSIKPLGFIANAVTDGVTETKVLLPVSASPHDYSLKPSDVSQLQSAQLVVWVGDGLESFLEKSIEKLPKEKVLTLENVEAIEALVEKASDKKEDDHDHDHKHDHKHSHEHKGHSHDHDDHHGHSHDEDWHIWLSSEASEIAAEQIAARLSEQLPEQKAKIAENLAKFKENLTAKKAEIAKQLEPVKSKGYYTFHDAYGYFEREYDLNSLGSFTINPTVAPGAKTLAKIKKSISQHKAQCLFAEPQFTPKVIETLAKETKVNVGQLDPLGAKIELKATAYPEFVQSLADEFSKCLSK; the protein is encoded by the coding sequence ATGTTTAAAAGAACGTTAATTGGTTTGGCGGTGTTAGGGGCGAGCGTGGCTCAAGCGGAAGTATTAACCAGTATTAAACCGTTGGGCTTTATTGCCAATGCGGTTACAGATGGCGTAACTGAAACCAAAGTGTTGCTGCCGGTGAGTGCATCTCCACACGATTACAGCTTAAAACCGTCTGATGTGAGCCAGCTACAATCAGCTCAATTAGTGGTTTGGGTGGGTGATGGCTTGGAAAGCTTCCTCGAAAAAAGCATCGAAAAATTGCCGAAAGAGAAAGTTTTAACCCTTGAGAATGTGGAAGCGATTGAAGCTCTAGTGGAAAAAGCGAGCGATAAAAAAGAAGATGATCACGACCATGATCATAAGCACGACCACAAGCATTCGCACGAACACAAAGGACATAGCCACGATCACGATGATCACCACGGCCATAGCCACGATGAAGATTGGCACATTTGGTTATCGAGCGAAGCGAGCGAAATTGCTGCCGAGCAAATCGCAGCCCGTTTAAGCGAACAATTACCAGAGCAAAAAGCGAAAATTGCGGAAAATCTTGCAAAATTCAAAGAAAATTTAACCGCTAAAAAAGCAGAAATTGCCAAGCAATTAGAGCCGGTGAAATCTAAAGGCTACTACACTTTCCATGATGCTTACGGCTATTTTGAACGTGAATACGATTTAAATTCACTAGGCTCGTTCACCATCAACCCAACCGTAGCACCGGGAGCGAAAACGCTGGCAAAAATCAAGAAAAGCATTAGCCAACACAAGGCTCAATGTTTATTCGCTGAGCCACAATTCACACCAAAAGTGATTGAAACTTTAGCGAAAGAAACCAAAGTGAATGTGGGGCAGCTAGATCCACTTGGTGCAAAAATTGAGTTAAAAGCGACCGCTTACCCTGAGTTTGTGCAATCTCTAGCGGATGAATTTAGTAAATGTTTATCGAAATAA
- the rsmH gene encoding 16S rRNA (cytosine(1402)-N(4))-methyltransferase RsmH, translated as MSETPKHITVLLHEAVDGLAVKPNGIYIDGTFGRGGHSRLILSKLGENGRLIATDRDPRAIAEAQTINDPRFQIEHTAFSAIPEICEKLGLVGKIDGILLDLGVSSPQLDEAERGFSFMRDGPLDMRMDTTKGLSASEWLAQVSVEDLAWVLKEFGEERFAKRIAQAVVSYNKSASEKISRTLQLAQIISNAVPFKDKHKHPATRSFQAIRIFINSELDELEKALNSALTVLAPEGRLSIISFHSLEDRMVKQFMRKHSKGMDVPRGLPILEAELNKNIPLKTIGKAIMPTEAEIEANARSRSAVLRIAEKR; from the coding sequence ATGAGCGAAACACCAAAACACATTACAGTATTATTGCACGAAGCCGTTGATGGCTTAGCAGTTAAGCCAAATGGTATCTATATTGATGGTACTTTTGGGCGTGGTGGGCATTCTCGCTTAATTTTATCCAAACTTGGCGAAAATGGGCGATTAATTGCAACGGATCGTGATCCTCGTGCCATCGCAGAAGCTCAAACCATTAATGATCCCCGTTTTCAGATTGAACATACTGCTTTTTCTGCTATTCCTGAAATTTGTGAAAAACTGGGATTAGTTGGTAAAATTGACGGCATTTTACTTGATTTAGGTGTTTCTTCTCCGCAGCTTGATGAAGCAGAACGTGGTTTTAGCTTTATGCGTGATGGACCGCTTGATATGCGTATGGACACCACCAAAGGATTATCCGCCTCAGAATGGTTGGCTCAAGTATCTGTTGAAGATTTAGCTTGGGTACTCAAAGAATTTGGCGAAGAACGCTTTGCAAAACGCATTGCACAAGCGGTCGTTTCTTACAATAAATCTGCAAGTGAAAAAATCTCTCGCACATTACAGCTTGCTCAAATCATTAGCAATGCAGTGCCGTTTAAAGATAAGCATAAGCATCCAGCAACCCGCTCTTTCCAAGCAATTAGAATTTTTATTAACAGTGAATTAGACGAATTGGAAAAAGCCCTCAACTCCGCATTAACGGTATTAGCACCAGAAGGGCGTTTGTCGATTATCAGTTTCCACTCACTTGAAGACAGAATGGTTAAACAGTTTATGCGTAAGCACAGTAAAGGTATGGACGTGCCTCGTGGTTTACCTATTTTGGAAGCTGAATTAAATAAAAATATTCCACTTAAAACCATTGGAAAAGCAATTATGCCAACTGAAGCAGAGATTGAAGCAAATGCTCGCTCACGCAGTGCAGTGTTGCGGATTGCCGAAAAACGCTAG
- the ubiD gene encoding 4-hydroxy-3-polyprenylbenzoate decarboxylase, whose translation MKYKNLREFLDLLEAQDELVRIKQEIDPYLEMTEIADRTLRKGGPALLFENPKGSEIPVLCNLFGTPKRVAMGMGQEDTKALRELGKLLAFLKEPEPPKGFKDLIGQLPQWKQILNMPPKVLGKAECQQVVISGDEVDLTKLPIMHCWKGDVAPLVTWGLTITQGPYKKRQNLGIYRQQLIGKNKLIMRWLSHRGGALDFQEWKAENPDKPFPVSVAIGADPATILAAVTPIPDTLSEYAFAGLLRGHKTEVVKSISNDLEVPASAEIVLEGYIDLNETALEGPYGDHTGYYNEQEYFPVFTVTHITMRKDAIYHSTYTGRPPDEPAVLGEALNEVFIPILQKQFPEIMDFYLPPEGCSYRLAVVTIKKQYAGHAKRVMMGVWSFLRQFMYTKFVIVCDDDVNARDWKDVIWAITTRCDPARDTTMIENTPIDYLDFASPIAGLGSKMGIDATNKWAGETSREWGVPIQKDENVVKRIDEIWDQLGL comes from the coding sequence ATGAAATATAAAAACCTACGAGAATTTTTAGATTTGCTCGAAGCTCAAGACGAATTAGTTCGCATTAAGCAAGAGATCGATCCTTATTTGGAAATGACCGAAATTGCCGACCGTACTTTGCGAAAAGGCGGCCCGGCATTGCTGTTTGAAAACCCGAAAGGCAGCGAAATTCCGGTGTTGTGTAATCTGTTCGGTACACCAAAACGAGTGGCGATGGGAATGGGGCAAGAAGATACCAAAGCCCTGCGAGAACTCGGTAAGTTGTTGGCGTTTCTCAAGGAACCTGAACCGCCAAAAGGCTTTAAAGATTTGATCGGGCAGTTGCCGCAATGGAAGCAAATTCTCAATATGCCGCCGAAAGTGCTGGGCAAAGCAGAGTGTCAGCAGGTCGTGATTTCAGGCGATGAAGTGGATCTCACCAAATTACCGATTATGCATTGCTGGAAAGGCGATGTTGCCCCGCTTGTCACTTGGGGGCTAACAATTACGCAAGGACCTTACAAAAAACGCCAAAATTTAGGCATTTACCGCCAACAACTTATCGGTAAAAACAAGCTGATTATGCGTTGGCTTTCGCATCGTGGCGGAGCCTTGGATTTTCAAGAGTGGAAAGCGGAAAACCCTGATAAACCGTTCCCGGTTTCGGTAGCGATTGGCGCCGACCCTGCAACCATTTTAGCTGCGGTCACGCCAATTCCTGACACGCTATCGGAATATGCGTTCGCAGGGCTGTTGCGTGGGCATAAAACGGAAGTGGTGAAATCCATTTCTAACGATTTGGAAGTGCCGGCAAGTGCGGAAATCGTGCTGGAGGGCTATATCGACCTGAATGAAACTGCTCTCGAGGGCCCGTACGGCGACCACACGGGCTACTACAACGAGCAGGAATATTTCCCAGTTTTCACCGTCACCCACATTACAATGCGAAAAGATGCGATTTATCATAGCACATACACCGGCAGACCGCCCGATGAACCAGCGGTGTTAGGCGAAGCGTTGAACGAAGTCTTTATTCCGATTTTGCAGAAACAATTTCCTGAAATAATGGATTTCTACCTGCCGCCAGAGGGCTGTTCTTATCGCCTTGCAGTGGTAACGATCAAAAAACAATACGCAGGACACGCCAAGCGAGTAATGATGGGAGTTTGGTCGTTCCTTCGTCAGTTTATGTACACCAAATTCGTGATTGTGTGCGATGACGATGTGAACGCTCGTGATTGGAAAGATGTGATTTGGGCGATCACCACCCGCTGCGACCCCGCTCGAGATACCACAATGATTGAAAACACGCCGATTGATTATCTCGATTTCGCCTCGCCAATTGCCGGACTTGGCTCAAAAATGGGGATTGACGCCACCAACAAATGGGCTGGCGAAACCAGCAGAGAGTGGGGTGTGCCAATTCAAAAAGATGAAAATGTGGTAAAACGCATTGATGAAATTTGGGACCAGCTTGGTCTATAA
- the rnr gene encoding ribonuclease R, producing MIVDPNYQQELEKYENPVPSREFILNTIREHNAPMSRDELLEAFHIYDEERMEGVRRRLRAMENDGELVFTKGKRYALPEKMDLLKGTVIGHRDGYGFLQVEGHEKLTTKNEDWFIPNAQMVKVMHGDFVLAQPNGTDRRGRKEVRIVRVLEARKKQIVGRFFLESGIGFVMPDDSRINQDILIPDEHRMGARMGQVVVVELQERKASFNRPVGFITEILGDNLAPGMEIEIALRNHDIPHIWPEGVEKQIRQFASEEVPEEAKQGRIDLRDLPLITIDGEDARDFDDAVFAKKEGNGWRLWVAIADVSYYVRPKTALDLEALNRGNSVYFPNRVIPMLPEVLSNGLCSLNPQVDRLCLVAEMSVSNKGELVDYKFYEAVMNSHSRLTYTKVWKMLEGDETLRERYAPLVPHIEELYAMFQTLMKARQKRGAIEFETIENQFIFNPQGRIERIEPLIRNDAHKLIEECMILANIAAARFVEKANEPALYRIHDKPSEEKLLSFKSFVRECGLTWDVGLDPQPKDYGVLLDQIAERADKELIQTMLLRSLKQAIYAADNIGHFGLALTEYAHFTSPIRRYPDLLLHRAIKYLIEKGKGNTRHYTDGGGYHYKLDDMDEFGDKCSATERRADEATRDVADWLKCEFMQDHIGEEFDGVISSVTGFGLFVKLNELFIDGLVHISTLDNDYYHYDADRQRLVGESGIIYRLGDAVRVKVIDVNLDEKKIDFELLTEHKTTGKTARKKAKAAAKPVFKEPKTVKKATEKKTAKSAKKRTKTTASKSRKK from the coding sequence ATGATAGTCGATCCAAATTATCAACAAGAATTAGAAAAATATGAAAATCCTGTGCCGAGCCGAGAGTTTATTTTAAATACTATTCGTGAACATAATGCACCGATGAGTCGTGATGAGTTGCTCGAAGCATTTCACATTTATGATGAAGAACGAATGGAGGGTGTTCGCCGCCGTTTACGGGCAATGGAAAATGACGGCGAGTTAGTGTTTACCAAAGGTAAACGTTATGCCTTGCCTGAAAAGATGGATTTATTGAAAGGGACAGTGATTGGTCATCGTGATGGCTATGGTTTTCTACAAGTAGAAGGGCACGAAAAACTCACGACGAAAAATGAGGATTGGTTTATTCCTAATGCTCAAATGGTAAAAGTAATGCACGGTGATTTTGTACTGGCACAGCCGAACGGCACAGATAGAAGAGGTCGTAAAGAAGTGCGTATCGTGCGTGTGCTGGAAGCCCGTAAAAAGCAGATTGTTGGGCGATTCTTCCTTGAAAGTGGCATTGGTTTCGTTATGCCTGACGATAGTCGTATCAATCAAGATATCTTAATCCCTGATGAACACCGAATGGGAGCAAGAATGGGGCAAGTTGTGGTGGTGGAGTTGCAAGAACGCAAAGCCAGCTTTAACCGCCCGGTGGGTTTTATTACCGAGATTTTAGGCGACAATCTCGCTCCGGGTATGGAAATCGAAATTGCCTTACGCAATCACGATATTCCGCACATTTGGCCAGAAGGTGTAGAAAAACAGATTCGTCAATTTGCTAGTGAAGAAGTACCAGAAGAAGCGAAGCAAGGGCGTATTGATTTAAGAGACTTGCCACTCATTACCATTGACGGCGAAGATGCTCGTGATTTTGACGATGCCGTTTTTGCAAAAAAAGAAGGTAATGGCTGGCGTTTATGGGTAGCTATTGCTGATGTGAGTTATTATGTTCGCCCGAAAACAGCATTAGATTTGGAAGCACTTAATAGGGGGAACTCGGTTTATTTCCCAAATCGGGTGATTCCAATGCTACCCGAAGTACTTTCAAACGGCTTGTGTTCATTAAATCCGCAGGTTGATCGCCTCTGCTTAGTAGCGGAAATGTCTGTTTCCAATAAAGGGGAGTTGGTCGATTACAAATTCTATGAAGCAGTAATGAATTCACACTCTCGTTTAACTTATACCAAAGTTTGGAAAATGCTCGAAGGCGATGAAACCTTGCGTGAGCGTTACGCTCCATTAGTACCACACATTGAAGAACTTTATGCGATGTTCCAAACTTTAATGAAAGCCCGCCAAAAACGAGGTGCAATTGAGTTTGAAACTATTGAAAATCAATTTATTTTCAACCCACAAGGACGAATTGAACGCATTGAACCACTTATCCGCAATGATGCACACAAATTAATTGAAGAGTGTATGATTTTGGCAAACATTGCGGCGGCTCGTTTTGTAGAAAAAGCAAATGAACCAGCACTTTATCGTATCCACGATAAACCAAGTGAAGAAAAATTATTGAGTTTTAAATCCTTTGTGCGCGAATGCGGCTTAACGTGGGACGTTGGACTTGATCCGCAACCTAAAGATTATGGTGTGTTGTTAGATCAAATTGCCGAACGTGCTGATAAAGAGCTAATTCAAACGATGTTACTCCGTTCTTTAAAACAAGCGATTTATGCAGCAGATAACATTGGACATTTTGGCTTGGCATTAACTGAATATGCTCACTTTACCTCGCCAATTCGCCGTTACCCCGATTTATTGCTTCACCGTGCGATTAAATATTTAATCGAAAAAGGCAAGGGCAATACACGTCATTATACTGATGGTGGTGGTTATCATTACAAGTTAGATGATATGGATGAGTTTGGCGATAAATGTTCAGCCACTGAACGCCGTGCTGATGAAGCCACCCGTGATGTAGCTGATTGGCTGAAATGTGAGTTTATGCAAGACCACATCGGCGAAGAGTTTGATGGTGTCATTTCAAGCGTAACAGGCTTTGGCTTATTTGTGAAACTTAATGAGCTATTTATTGATGGTTTGGTTCATATTTCAACTTTAGATAATGACTACTACCATTATGATGCAGACCGGCAACGTTTGGTGGGCGAAAGTGGCATTATTTACCGCTTAGGCGATGCGGTTCGAGTAAAAGTGATCGACGTGAATTTAGATGAAAAGAAAATTGACTTTGAGTTGCTAACCGAGCATAAAACGACGGGTAAAACAGCAAGAAAAAAGGCAAAAGCAGCAGCGAAGCCTGTTTTTAAAGAGCCAAAAACCGTAAAGAAAGCTACAGAGAAAAAAACAGCAAAATCTGCAAAAAAACGGACAAAAACGACTGCTAGTAAGTCAAGGAAGAAATAG
- the ftsL gene encoding cell division protein FtsL — MSNERYPLHQIILDDIFSHNKVAILLLIGIVISAVATIWITHQTRLSVSEQGQLIQENQKLESQYTNLQLEENSRSSRARVDAAAKSFGLEPIKKEQEIILVE; from the coding sequence ATGTCAAACGAACGTTATCCGTTACACCAAATTATTCTTGATGATATTTTTAGCCATAATAAAGTGGCTATTTTACTGCTAATTGGTATTGTAATTTCAGCTGTTGCAACTATTTGGATTACACACCAAACTCGCTTATCCGTAAGTGAGCAAGGCCAATTGATTCAAGAGAATCAAAAACTTGAAAGCCAATATACGAATTTACAATTGGAAGAAAATAGTAGAAGCAGCCGAGCAAGAGTGGATGCCGCCGCAAAATCGTTTGGGTTAGAGCCAATAAAAAAAGAACAAGAAATTATTTTAGTTGAATAG